Proteins found in one Mixophyes fleayi isolate aMixFle1 chromosome 8, aMixFle1.hap1, whole genome shotgun sequence genomic segment:
- the UBA3 gene encoding NEDD8-activating enzyme E1 catalytic subunit isoform X3: protein MDRMAVDVVCGDTGDWEGRWNHVRKFLERSGPFTHPEFEPSNESLQFLLETCKILVVGAGGLGCELLKNLALSGFRQIHVIDMDTIDVSNLNRQFLFRPKDVGRPKAEVAADFINNRIPDCCVVPHYKKIQDFDETFYREFHIIVCGLDSIIARRWLNGMLISLLNYEDGVLQQSSVIPMIDGGTEGFKGNARVILPGMTACVECTLELYPPQINFPMCTIASMPRLPEHCIEYVRILQWPKEQPFGEDVQLDGDDPEHIQWIFKNSLERASQFNIRGVTYRLTQGVVKRIIPAVASTNAVIAAACATEVFKIATSAYIPLNNYLVFNDVDGLYTYTFEAERKDNCPACSQLPQNIQFPSSAKLQEVLDYLTSDTSLQMKSPAITATLDGKNKTLYLQTVASIEERTRPNLCKTLKELGLVDGQELAVADITTPQTVLFKLHFTT from the exons TCTCTGCAGTTTCTCTTAGAAACCTGTAAAATATTGGTTGTTGGAGCTGGGGGATTGGGGTGTGAACTTCTCAAAAATCTG GCTCTTTCGGGATTTCGACAGATCCATGTTATTGATATGGACACCATAGATGTCTCCAATTTAAATAGACAGTTTTTATTCCG GCCTAAGGATGTCGGGAGACCGAAAGCAGAGGTGGCGGCTGATTTTATAAACAACAGAATACCTGACTGTTGTGTCGTACC ACATTATAAAAAGATTCAAGACTTCGACGAAACGTTTTACAGAG AGTTCCATATTATAGTGTGTGGTCTGGATTCTATTATAGCCCGGCGGTGGTTGAACGGGATGCTG ATTTCTCTCCTGAACTATGAAGATGGGGTATTGCAGCAGAGTTCAGTAATTCCAATGATTGATGGAGGCACGGAAGGCTTTAAAGGGAACGCCCGGGTCATCTTGCCAGGGATGACAGCCTGCGTGGAGTGTACGCTCGAGTTGTACCCACCGCAG ATTAACTTTCCCATGTGTACAATTGCATCTATGCCCAGGTTACCGGAGCACTGTATAGAATATGTCCGGATATTGCAGTGGCCAAAGGAACAGCCTTTTGGAG AGGATGTACAGCTGGATGGAGATGACCCTGAACATATCCAGTGGATATTTAAGAACTCGTTGGAACGAGCGTCGCAATTCAACATCCGAGGAGTGACGTACAGGCTCACCCAGG GTGTTGTAAAAAGAATTATCCCTGCTGTAGCCTCTACCAATGCCGTCATTGCAG CTGCCTGTGCCACTGAAGTATTTAAAATAGCCACCAG TGCGTACATTCCCTTGAATAATTATCTAGTATTTAATGATGTGGATGGATTGTACACATATACATTTGAAGCTGAAAGAAAG GATAACTGCCCGGCCTGTAGTCAGCTGCCTCAGAACATCCAGTTTCCTTCCTCCGCTAAACTGCAGGAGGTCTTGGATTATTTAACAAGCGATACTTCTTT ACAAATGAAATCTCCGGCAATCACTGCAACACTGGATGGGAAGAATAAAACACTCTATTTACAG ACTGTAGCATCTATAGAAGAAAGGACGAGGCCCAATCTATGCAAGACGTTAAAAG AGCTCGGCCTGGTTGACGGACAAGAACTTGCAGTGGCTGATATTACCACGCCTCAGACTGTGCTGTTCAAGCTTCACTTCACCACCTAG